Proteins found in one Zea mays cultivar B73 chromosome 1, Zm-B73-REFERENCE-NAM-5.0, whole genome shotgun sequence genomic segment:
- the LOC100285405 gene encoding endo-1,4-beta-glucanase Cel1 produces MFGRDPWGGPLEISNADSATDDDRSRDLDRAALMRQLDETQQSWLLAGPGDQAGKKKKRYVDLGCVVVDRKVFMWTVGTILGLGVFIGFVIMIVKLVPHKRPPPPPPDQYTQALHKALMFFNAQRSGPLPKHNGVSWRGNSCMKDGLSDSTVRRSLVGGFYDAGDAIKFNYPMAWSMTMLSWSVIEYRAKYEAIGELDHIRELIKWGTDYILKTFNSSADTIDRIVAQVGVGDTSKGSSQPNDHYCWMRPEDIDYKRPVTECHSCSDLASEMAAALAAASIVFKNSKTYSDKLVKGAKALYKFGRLQRGRYSPNGSDQAIFYNSTSYWDEFVWGGAWMYFATGNNSYLTVATAPGMAKHAGAYWFGSPNYGVFTWDDKLPGAQVLLSRLRLFLSPGYPYEEILRTFHNQTDNVMCSYLPVFNSFNFTKGGLIQLNHGRPQPLQYAVNAAFLASLYSDYLEAADTPGWYCGPNFYTIEVLRKFARSQLDYILGKNPLKMSYVVGFGNKYPKRPHHRGASIPHNGVKYGCKGGYKWRDTKKANPNILVGAMVAGPDRRDGYKDVRTNYNYTEPTLAANAGLVAALISISDIKTGRFGIDKNTIFSAIPPMFPTPPPPPSAWKP; encoded by the exons ATGTTCGGGCGGGACCCCTGGGGCGGGCCGCTGGAGATCTCCAACGCCGACTCGGCGACGGACGACGACCGGAGCCGCGACCTGGACCGGGCGGCGCTGATGCGGCAGCTGGACGAGACGCAGCAGAGCTGGCTCCTGGCCGGGCCCGGCGACCAggccggcaagaagaagaagcggTACGTCGACCTCGGCTGCGTCGTCGTCGACCGTAAGGTCTTCATGTGGACCGTCGGCACCATCCTCGGCCTCGGCGTCTTCATCGGCTTCGTCATCATGATCGTCAAGCTCGTCCCGCACAAGcgccccccgccgccgccgcccgaccAGTACACGCAGGCGCTGCACAAGGCGCTCATGTTCTTCAACGCGCAGCGAT CCGGCCCGCTGCCGAAGCACAATGGCGTGAGCTGGAGGGGCAACTCCTGCATGAAGGACGGCCTCTCCGACAGCACCGTCCGCCGGAGCCTGGTCGGAGGCTTCTACGACGCGGGGGACGCCATCAAGTTCAACTACCCCATGGCATGGTCCATGACCATGCTCAGCTGGAGCGTGATCGAGTACAGGGCCAAGTACGAGGCCATCGGCGAGCTCGACCATATCAGGGAGCTCATCAAGTGGGGAACGGACTACATCCTCAAGACCTTCAATTCGTCTGCCGACACGATAGACAGGATCGTCGCTCAG GTGGGTGTAGGTGACACCTCTAAAGGCAGCAGTCAGCCTAACGACCATTACTGCTGGATGAGGCCAGAGGACATCGACTACAAGAGGCCGGTCACCGAGTGCCACTCCTGCTCAGATCTAGCGTCGGAAATGGCTGCCGCCCTGGCCGCAGCTTCCATAGTGTTCAAGAACAGCAAGACCTACTCCGACAAGCTCGTCAAGGGCGCCAAGGCCCTGTACAAGTTCGGCAGGCTGCAGCGTGGGCGATACAGCCCCAACGGATCTGACCAGGCCATCTTCTACAACTCCACCAGCTACTGGGACGAGTTCGTGTGGGGCGGTGCGTGGATGTACTTCGCCACGGGGAACAACTCGTACCTCACCGTCGCCACAGCCCCGGGAATGGCGAAGCACGCTGGAGCATACTGGTTTGGAAGTCCAAACTACGGAGTGTTTACCTGGGATGACAAACTTCCAGGAGCTCAG GTTCTTCTCAGCAGGTTGCGACTCTTCCTAAGTCCAGGGTACCCTTACGAAGAAATACTGAGGACATTCCACAACCAAACCGACAACGTCATGTGCTCGTATTTACCTGTATTCAATTCATTCAACTTCACCAAAG GAGGATTAATACAGCTCAACCATGGAAGGCCTCAACCGCTTCAGTACGCTGTCAACGCAGCTTTCCTTGCTTCTTTATACAGCGACTATCTTGAAGCGGCTGACACGCCTGGGTGGTACTGTGGACCGAACTTCTACACCATAGAAGTCCTCCGCAAGTTTGCCAGGTCACAG CTTGACTACATCCTTGGAAAGAACCCATTGAAGATGAGCTACGTTGTGGGTTTCGGAAACAAGTACCCGAAGCGCCCTCACCACAGAGGTGCGTCGATACCTCATAACGGCGTCAAGTATGGATGCAAAGGAGGTTACAAATGGAGGGACACGAAGAAGGCAAACCCTAACATCCTTGTTGGAGCAATGGTGGCTGGCCCTGACAGGCGTGACGGCTACAAAGATGTCCGCACGAACTACAACTACACAGAGCCTACCCTTGCAGCAAACGCTGGCCTGGTTGCAGCACTGATTTCTATATCTGATATCAAAACCGGACGGTTCGGCATCGACAAGAACACCATCTTCTCTGCGATCCCTCCGATGTTTCCGACACCACCGCCGCCACCATCAGCATGGAAACCATAG
- the LOC103645597 gene encoding uncharacterized protein has protein sequence MFGSNVSKKKFFFYIATLSCGPPLITNLSFYSSSVLPTNPFLRSETRPHIVSTFVDVPNSTVPRLSTPERGSQSSPIPEPHLSQSSPIPQPSPPPAPIRSAAARSKPPAANYSSVGRPVSRPSRHHLLGTRKPRPRHQFLTGRPLYRVASPPGHAPRRQLLLTASVRPHRRSESSLRRSESRLASTVVVVPQICSTLPPAAKLALTIVVEPDEQEELPHVGRCDPRFGGSRCRFHTMHSTSSFAQDCLQHGFTHVAGERLLRWRTRMA, from the exons ATGTTTGGAAGCAACGTTTCTAAAAAAAAGTTTTTTTTTTACATAGCTACCCTTAGTTGTGGACCACCACTCATTACTAACCTTAGTTTTTATTCCTCCTCGGTTTTGCCCACGAATCCTTTCCTCCGCTCAGAAACACGCCCGCACATCGTTTCCACTTTTGTTGACGTCCCTAACAGCACGGTCCCACGTCTTTCAACACCTGAACGTGGGTCCCAATCGAGCCCCATCCCTGAGCCCCATCTTTCCCAATCGAGCCCCATCCCTCAGCCCTCGCCGCCGCCAGCTCCAATCCGCTCAGCCGCCGCCAGGTCCAAGCCTCCCGCCGCCAACTACTCGTCGGTCGGCCGCCCTGTCTCTAGGCCATCTCGACACCATCTCCTCGGCACTAGGAAGCCTCGGCCCCGCCATCAGTTCCTCACTGGCAGGCCGCTCTACCGCGTCGCGTCGCCGCCAGGGCACGCTCCTCGTCGTCAACTCCTCCTCACCGCCTCAGTGCGCCCCCACCGCAGATCGGAGAGTAGCCTGCGCAGATCGGAGAGCAGGCTTGCCTCCACAGTAGTCGTTGTGCCACAGATCTGCTCGACGCTCCCTCCTGCCGCCAAGCTCGCACTCACCATTGTCGTCGAGCCAGACGAGCAGGAGGAG CTTCCCCACGTCGGTCGATGCGACCCTAGATTTGGGGGCAGCCGTTGTCGATTTCACACCATGCACTCAACATCCTCCTTCGCCCAAGACTGCTTGCAG CATGGATTCACGCATGTCGCGGGCGAGcggctcctccgatggaggacaaGGATGGCCTAG
- the LOC100383443 gene encoding Pentatricopeptide repeat-containing protein At1g77405-like, with product MFAPSSAPSPPSPSPSPPPSPSPSRLVPQLLVALLQRRRFDVTLRVSPTFPGFSPHSIAAALAAIPRFLLPGSPRRLCPQRPFPSASHPSNRRLAAALTLAFLSWSHAHAHPHPVPLSEAPLRAAALALTRAHALSPLFRLLRAHASVVSTAALTDVIRVLGEEGLPRHALAAFHRMRQLHCAPDAQCYNTLIAALCRNGRFSDARFLLDQMERPGARCKPDTYTYTVLISWYCRIGVGTGCRKAARRRIYEAGRLFRRMGEKGLEPDVVTYNCLINGLCKTYRVERAHEMFDEMLRKGCTPNRVTYNSFIRYYSVVNQVDKAVEWMREMVARGHGMASSSTYTPVIHSLCESRRVTEARQFLIDMAESGHVPREHTYKLVKAAIDDAGEDALPAGLCQSIEDGITARFRQVMQIKPIMRPVTR from the coding sequence ATGTTCGCCCCCTCCTCTGCGCCGTCGCCGCCGTCTCCTTCCCCATCTCCGCCTCCGTCTCCATCCCCATCCCGCCTCGTGCCGCAGCTTCTGGTCGCCCTCCTCCAGCGCCGCCGCTTCGACGTCACGCTCCGGGTCTCCCCGACCTTCCCCGGCTTCTCCCCGCACTCAATCGCCGCCGCGCTCGCCGCCATCCCGCGCTTCCTTCTCCCGGGCTCACCGCGCCGCCTCTGCCCGCAACGGCCGTTCCCCTCCGCCTCGCACCCTTCCAACCGTCGCCTCGCCGCTGCTCTCACTCTCGCCTTCCTCTCCTGGTCGCACGCCCACGCCCACCCCCACCCCGTCCCGCTCTCCGAAGCCCCGCTCCGCGCCGCGGCGCTCGCGCTGACCCGCGCCCACGCGCTCTCGCCGCTCTTCCGCCTCCTCCGTGCGCACGCTTCGGTCGTCTCCACTGCTGCGCTCACCGACGTAATCCGCGTGCTCGGTGAGGAAGGGCTCCCGCGCCACGCGCTCGCCGCGTTCCACCGCATGCGCCAGCTCCACTGCGCCCCTGACGCGCAGTGCTACAACACTTTGATCGCTGCGCTGTGCCGGAACGGGCGGTTTAGTGATGCCCGGTTCCTGCTCGACCAGATGGAGCGACCCGGTGCGCGCTGCAAGCCGGACACCTACACGTACACGGTGCTCATTTCCTGGTACTGCCGCATCGGGGTGGGCACGGGATGCCGGAAGGCGGCACGGCGGAGGATCTACGAGGCGGGGAGGCTGTTCAGGAGGATGGGAGAAAAGGGGCTCGAGCCGGATGTCGTGACTTACAACTGCTTGATCAATGGCCTGTGTAAAACGTACCGCGTGGAGCGCGCCCACGAGATGTTCGATGAAATGCTGAGGAAGGGGTGCACGCCCAACCGGGTGACTTACAATTCGTTCATCAGATACTACAGTGTGGTGAACCAGGTGGACAAGGCTGTTGAATGGATGAGGGAAATGGTTGCGAGGGGCCATGGGATGGCCTCGTCGAGCACATACACGCCTGTCATCCATTCTTTGTGTGAGAGCCGGCGTGTTACCGAGGCGAGGCAATTCTTGATTGATATGGCTGAAAGTGGACATGTGCCTAGGGAACATACATACAAGCTGGTGAAGGCTGCAATCGACGATGCTGGTGAGGATGCCTTGCCAGCAGGGCTATGTCAATCAATTGAGGATGGCATTACAGCAAGGTTTCGACAGGTGATGCAAATTAAACCCATAATGCGACCAGTCACAAGATGA
- the LOC103643973 gene encoding glycerol-3-phosphate acyltransferase RAM2 — MGATTTVMAASPFPTVEKCSSNDRSGDTVVADLDGTLLCGASSFPYFAHMAFETGGVLRLLLLIALAPLAGLLYYLVSEPAGIQVLIFASMAGARVADIEAVARAVLPKFYCADLHPESWRVFSACGRRCVLTANPRIMVEAFLKEYIGTDIVVGTELVVWRGRATGMVRSPGVLVGEQKADALRRVFGDDAAPEVGLGDRKTDYPFMRLCKEGYVVPAAPKLRPVPREDLPKPVVFHDGRLVQKPSPALALLTVLWIPIGFLLACLRIAAGALLPMRVVYHAFRALGVRVIIKGNPPPPASRETGQTGVLFICSHRTLLDPIFLSTALGRPITAVTYSVSRLSEILSPIRTVRLTRDRAADAAMIRRLLTEGDLVICPEGTTCREPFLLRFSALFAELTDEIVPVAMENQMSMFHGTTARGWKGLDPFYFFMNPSPGYVVTFLNKLPAELTCSGGKSSHEVANYIQRLIASTLSYECTSFTRKDKYKALAGNDGTVVSKPNIDKNKAMGC; from the exons ATGGGGGcgacgacgacggtgatggcTGCCTCGCCGTTCCCGACGGTGGAGAAGTGCTCCTCTAACGACCGATCGGGCGACACGGTGGTGGCGGACCTGGACGGCACGCTGCTGTGCGGCGCGAGCTCCTTCCCGTACTTCGCGCACATGGCGTTCGAGACCGGCGGCGTGCTGCGGCTGCTGCTGCTCATCGCGCTGGCGCCGCTCGCGGGCCTCCTCTACTACCTGGTGTCCGAGCCGGCGGGCATCCAGGTGCTCATCTTCGCGTCCATGGCGGGGGCCAGGGTCGCGGACATCGAGGCCGTGGCGCGAGCGGTGCTGCCCAAGTTCTACTGCGCCGACTTGCACCCGGAGTCGTGGCGCGTGTTCTCGGCGTGCGGCCGCCGGTGCGTGCTCACCGCGAACCCGCGGATCATGGTGGAGGCGTTCCTCAAGGAGTACATCGGCACGGACATTGTCGTCGGCACGGAGCTCGTCGTGTGGCGAGGCCGCGCGACGGGGATGGTGCGCTCGCCCGGCGTCCTGGTCGGCGAGCAGAAGGCGGACGCGCTCCGGAGGGTGTTCGGCGACGACGCCGCGCCCGAGGTCGGCCTGGGCGACAGGAAGACGGACTACCCGTTCATGAGGCTGTGCAAGGAGGGCTACGTGGTGCCGGCCGCGCCCAAGCTGAGGCCCGTGCCACGCGAGGACCTGCCGAAGCCGGTGGTCTTCCACGACGGCCGGCTCGTGCAGAAGCCGTCCCCGGCGCTCGCGCTGCTCACCGTGCTCTGGATCCCGATCGGGTTCCTGCTCGCGTGCCTGCGCATCGCCGCGGGCGCGCTCCTGCCGATGCGCGTGGTGTACCACGCGTTCCGCGCCCTCGGTGTCCGCGTCATCATCAAGGGCAACCCTCCGCCGCCGGCCAGCCGCGAGACGGGCCAGACCGGCGTGCTCTTCATCTGCTCCCACCGCACCCTCCTCGACCCCATCTTCCTCTccaccgccctcggccgccccatcACCGCCGTCACCTACTCG GTCTCGCGACTGTCGGAAATCCTGTCACCTATCCGCACGGTGCGCCTGACCCGTGACCGCGCGGCGGACGCGGCAATGATCCGGCGCCTCCTGACCGAGGGCGACCTGGTGATCTGCCCCGAGGGGACGACGTGCCGCGAGCCGTTCCTGCTCCGTTTCTCGGCGCTGTTCGCGGAGCTGACGGACGAGATCGTGCCGGTGGCCATGGAGAACCAGATGAGCATGTTCCACGGGACAACGGCGCGCGGGTGGAAGGGGTTGGACCCCTTCTACTTCTTCATGAACCCGAGCCCCGGGTACGTGGTCACGTTCCTCAACAAGCTCCCAGCCGAGCTCACCTGCAGCGGCGGCAAGAGCAGCCACGAGGTGGCCAACTACATCCAGCGGCTCATCGCGTCCACGCTGTCCTACGAGTGCACCAGCTTCACCCGCAAGGACAAGTACAAGGCGCTCGCCGGCAACGATGGCACCGTCGTGTCCAAGCCCAACATCGACAAAAACAAGGCCATGGGCTGCTAG